A stretch of Halichondria panicea chromosome 1, odHalPani1.1, whole genome shotgun sequence DNA encodes these proteins:
- the LOC135352065 gene encoding uncharacterized protein LOC135352065 — protein MLSDKHVDAAMILLSGQFSKTSGLQSSLKVQFRLGFRPIDLDKRTRVQGVQILFVPERHHWILTSCIEGSVYVYDSLQTGTKEFPRSVENQLLQLYHPTLSPPQRQAIGLLAECPPVQQQQESYDCGLFAIAWAYHLLVGDSLNTLTLDQQKLRRHLVRCFEKKKLSRFPKSRQETPRSEIVWVSVVASCYQCIRPDSWNDMVQCDGCDRWYHMKCARIKKAPFSDWHCKDCK, from the exons ATGCTGTCTGACAAGCATGTGGATGCTGCAATGATACTTTTAAGTGGCCAATTCTCCAAAACATCTGGGTTGCAATCGTCACTTAAAGTGCAGTTTCGTCTTGGTTTTCGCCCAATTGATTTGGACAAGCGCACGAGGGTTCAAG GAGTGCAGATACTGTTTGTGCCAGAACGTCATCACTGGATCCTGACAAGTTGTATTGAAGGCAGTGTCTATGTGTATGACAGCCTGCAGACAGGCACTAAGGAATTTCCTAGATCTGTAGAAAATCAACTACTCCAGCTCTACCATCCCACACTTAGTCCACCACAACGTCAAGCAATTGGTTTACTGGCAGAGTGTCCACCTGTCCAACAACAACAAGAGTCATATGACTGTGGCCTATTTGCTATTGCATGGGCATACCACCTCTTAGTTGGAGACTCTTTAAACACGCTGACACTGGACCAGCAAAAACTCAGACGGCATTTGGTAAGGTGCTTTGAAAAGAAGAAACTATCAAGGTTCCCAAAATCAAGGCAGGAGACCCCTCGAAGTGAGATAGTGTGGGTATCTGTAGTAGCTTCGTGCTACCAGTGCATAAGGCCTGACTCGTGGAacgacatggtgcagtgtgatggctgcgACAGGTGGTACCACATGAAGTGTGCACGTATAAAGAAAGCTCCATTCAGTGACTGGCACTGTAAAGACTGCAAATAG
- the LOC135347818 gene encoding uncharacterized protein LOC135347818 isoform X2, producing MVRLMFAVILVLLTCHGQVEATLTSTSTVAACPDDIVTFTCTLPGNVLAWNIIPPQGQENNNMFRITLTASNTDETQGNPAFRAVLTDFSGPLTATLTSLSEASIVEGTMVLCEGEGSLEGPLTITVADSPSSPLNPRVSATQNQPSSFNITLDWDPPSSTGGVSARYVLTISPTSLSGSPVTVETTSAQITIFYNTPYNVTIRAVNCVGMSQEASIEDLIVCPTPSTATGVTITNTPPVTIGGSMLTFACNGDNEVITSTCGSSGWSPDPVTFDCGIPVTDPPVTCGSPAIPSRGSVDISGRLPPFSLGSQVIYRCDDGLFPPDVRTSTCTDVGDSGEWVENPGSLLCRERPVNCTLPTEPCNGAIVEYERLNETVLEGTVLTYQCDNGLSLTGPNTITCTNTGVWSTEPEAIMCVVSTVAPLFSTSATVAISVVITFIVTLVIGFLTGLLVMYLFFRKKAVYFPATEGQTNTASTAPAGPVYEEVSPKEEIELNTNQAYGPLGL from the exons ATGGTCCGACTAATGTTTGCTGTCATTCTAGTATTGTTAACTTGCCATGGGCAAGTGGAAG CCACTTTGACATCCACCTCCACTGTGGCGGCCTGTCCTGATGACATTGTCACCTTTACCTGCACTCTGCCTGGTAACGTCTTAGCGTGGAACATCATTCCTCCACAAGGTcaagaaaataataatatgttcAGAATTACACTAACTGCCAGCAACACCGATGAAACACAAGGTAATCCAGCATTCCGTGCTGTTCTCACTGACTTTAGTGGACCCCTCACTGCTACTCTCACCTCACTGTCTGAGGCTTCCATTGTAGAGGGTACTATggtgttgtgtgagggagaGGGCTCACTAGAGGGTCCTCTTACTATCACTGTGGCTG ATTCACCCTCCTCTCCACTCAACCCAAGAGTATCCGCCACTCAAAATCAACCCAGTTCTTTTAATATCACTCTGGACTGGgaccctccctcctctactggtggtgtgtctgcCAGGTATGTCCTCACCATCTCTCCAACATCTCTCTCCGGGTCACCAGTAACTGTGGAGACCACCTCGGCACAGATAACTATCTTCTACAACACTCCCTACAATGTGACCATCAGAGCTGTGAACTGTGTTGGAATGAGCCAAGAAGCTTCAATTGAGGATCTGA TTGTGTGCCCCACACCGTCTACTGCTACCGGTGTTACTATCACCAACACACCTCCGGTCACTATTGGTGGATCTATGCTCACCTTTGCTTGCAATGGAGACAATGAAGTGATAACCTCAACCTGTGGCAGTAGTGGATGGTCTCCTGATCCTGTGACCTTCGACTGTGGCATCCCAGTTACAG ATCCCCCAGTCACCTGTGGTTCTCCTGCTATACCGTCCAGAGGTAGTGTGGACATCAGTGGAAGGCTACCACCCTTCTCACTGGGTTCACAGGTCATCTATCGCTGTGACGATGGACTGTTCCCCCCTGATGtgaggaccagcacatgcactgatgtggggGATAgcggagagtgggtggagaatcctGGGAGCTTGTTATGCAGGGAGAGGCCAG TCAACTGCACTCTTCCTACTGAGCCTTGCAATGGTGCTATAGTTGAGTATGAGAGGTTGAAcgagacagtgttggagggaacagtgctgacttaccagtgtgacaatggactctcactgactggacccaacaccatTACTTGCACTAATActggagtctggagcactgagcctgaggcaatcatgTGTGTAG TTTCTACTGTCGCTCCTTTGTTCTCCACTTCTGCAACTGTCGCTATCAGTgtggtcatcactttcattgtcactctagtcattggattcctcactggactGCTGGTGATGTATCTTTTCTTTCGTAAGAAAGCAGTGTACTTCCCAGCAACTGAAGGACAAACTAACACAGCGTCCACTgcaccagctggtcctgtttatgaggaggtgtcacccaaagaggagattgaactcaacacaaaccaggcgtatggaccattagGACTGTGA
- the LOC135347818 gene encoding uncharacterized protein LOC135347818 isoform X1: MVRLMFAVILVLLTCHGQVEATLTSTSTVAACPDDIVTFTCTLPGNVLAWNIIPPQGQENNNMFRITLTASNTDETQGNPAFRAVLTDFSGPLTATLTSLSEASIVEGTMVLCEGEGSLEGPLTITVADSPSSPLNPRVSATQNQPSSFNITLDWDPPSSTGGVSARYVLTISPTSLSGSPVTVETTSAQITIFYNTPYNVTIRAVNCVGMSQEASIEDLIVCPTPSTATGVTITNTPPVTIGGSMLTFACNGDNEVITSTCGSSGWSPDPVTFDCGIPVTVDPPVTCGSPAIPSRGSVDISGRLPPFSLGSQVIYRCDDGLFPPDVRTSTCTDVGDSGEWVENPGSLLCRERPVNCTLPTEPCNGAIVEYERLNETVLEGTVLTYQCDNGLSLTGPNTITCTNTGVWSTEPEAIMCVVSTVAPLFSTSATVAISVVITFIVTLVIGFLTGLLVMYLFFRKKAVYFPATEGQTNTASTAPAGPVYEEVSPKEEIELNTNQAYGPLGL; this comes from the exons ATGGTCCGACTAATGTTTGCTGTCATTCTAGTATTGTTAACTTGCCATGGGCAAGTGGAAG CCACTTTGACATCCACCTCCACTGTGGCGGCCTGTCCTGATGACATTGTCACCTTTACCTGCACTCTGCCTGGTAACGTCTTAGCGTGGAACATCATTCCTCCACAAGGTcaagaaaataataatatgttcAGAATTACACTAACTGCCAGCAACACCGATGAAACACAAGGTAATCCAGCATTCCGTGCTGTTCTCACTGACTTTAGTGGACCCCTCACTGCTACTCTCACCTCACTGTCTGAGGCTTCCATTGTAGAGGGTACTATggtgttgtgtgagggagaGGGCTCACTAGAGGGTCCTCTTACTATCACTGTGGCTG ATTCACCCTCCTCTCCACTCAACCCAAGAGTATCCGCCACTCAAAATCAACCCAGTTCTTTTAATATCACTCTGGACTGGgaccctccctcctctactggtggtgtgtctgcCAGGTATGTCCTCACCATCTCTCCAACATCTCTCTCCGGGTCACCAGTAACTGTGGAGACCACCTCGGCACAGATAACTATCTTCTACAACACTCCCTACAATGTGACCATCAGAGCTGTGAACTGTGTTGGAATGAGCCAAGAAGCTTCAATTGAGGATCTGA TTGTGTGCCCCACACCGTCTACTGCTACCGGTGTTACTATCACCAACACACCTCCGGTCACTATTGGTGGATCTATGCTCACCTTTGCTTGCAATGGAGACAATGAAGTGATAACCTCAACCTGTGGCAGTAGTGGATGGTCTCCTGATCCTGTGACCTTCGACTGTGGCATCCCAGTTACAG TAGATCCCCCAGTCACCTGTGGTTCTCCTGCTATACCGTCCAGAGGTAGTGTGGACATCAGTGGAAGGCTACCACCCTTCTCACTGGGTTCACAGGTCATCTATCGCTGTGACGATGGACTGTTCCCCCCTGATGtgaggaccagcacatgcactgatgtggggGATAgcggagagtgggtggagaatcctGGGAGCTTGTTATGCAGGGAGAGGCCAG TCAACTGCACTCTTCCTACTGAGCCTTGCAATGGTGCTATAGTTGAGTATGAGAGGTTGAAcgagacagtgttggagggaacagtgctgacttaccagtgtgacaatggactctcactgactggacccaacaccatTACTTGCACTAATActggagtctggagcactgagcctgaggcaatcatgTGTGTAG TTTCTACTGTCGCTCCTTTGTTCTCCACTTCTGCAACTGTCGCTATCAGTgtggtcatcactttcattgtcactctagtcattggattcctcactggactGCTGGTGATGTATCTTTTCTTTCGTAAGAAAGCAGTGTACTTCCCAGCAACTGAAGGACAAACTAACACAGCGTCCACTgcaccagctggtcctgtttatgaggaggtgtcacccaaagaggagattgaactcaacacaaaccaggcgtatggaccattagGACTGTGA
- the LOC135349109 gene encoding uncharacterized protein LOC135349109 isoform X1, which translates to MTIIEIIKLIRVLLICFLARFSTAQYSVSVERPCPMETVTFTCTAPGDSLRWVLSDATPVTILSSPSGLNVPHAVSGYTVTLIAFNDTTLTSTLSRAAENGITVSCLGTVPTLTTIGSSMIRLVGELQLLSRLLCVYTSYIDLSGPTSTIRHFILSNSANEVSVSVQWDSPTETGGRDDLTYTVSISPPAHLSATVLTSTSVTVTAQYNVDYTISVVATNCAGNSTTAEYSFRIGNCPVLTNPMNGAFGPVSGRLPGSTVTIQCDAGYVSAVTMVKCEGTLMWSPDPEAIECTSLIITTPTPTTPVLHNCASLSDGSRFDAAVSISVVVTAVLFTIIGLLMGLLIMYLFMRKKNVYSPSAKEQANVGPTVPAGPVYEEVSPKEEIELNTNQAYGPVGL; encoded by the exons ATGACAATAATAGAAATAATAAAGCTCATTAGAGTTCTCctgatttgctttctggctCGCTTCAGCACTG cccaatattcagtgagtgtggagagaccatgtccaatggaaacagtcactttcacctgcactgcTCCTGGAGATTCCTTGAGATGGGTACTATCAGATGCAACTCCCGTCACTATCCTCTCTTCTCCCTCTGGTCTCAATGTACCCCATGCTGTGTCAGGTTACACTGTGACACTGATTGCATTCAATGACACTACTTTAACGTCTACTCTGTCAAGAGcagcagagaatgggatcactgtgtccTGTTTAGGTACTGTGCCTACTCTGACCACTATAGGATCTTCAATGATTCGACTGGTTGGTGAGTTGCAGTTATTGTCTCGTCtattgtgtgtatacactagTTACATAGATCTATCAGGACCAACGTCCACCATCAGACACTTCATTCTGAGCAATTCAGCCAATGAAGTTAGTGTATCTGTACAGTGGGACTCTCCTACTGAaactggtggtagagatgacctcacctacacagtaTCCATCTCACCTCCGGCCCACCTATctgctactgtcctcacatccacctctgtcactgtaACTGCGCAATATAATGTGGACTACACTatcagtgttgtggctaccaactgtgctgggaacagtacgACCGCTGAGTACAGTTTTAGGATTG GCAACTGTCCTGTGTTGACCAACCCCATGAATGGAGCCTTCGGACCTGTCTCAGGCAGATTGCCAGGATCCACAgtaaccatccagtgtgaCGCTGGATATGTGTCTGCTGTTACGATGGTGAAATGTGAGGGtacactgatgtggagtccagaccctgaggctattgagtgtacatcactaattataaccacacctactcccACAACTC CTGTTCTGCACAATTGCGCCAGCCTATCTGATGGGAGTCGATTTGATGCAGCTGTCTCCATCAGTGTGGTTGTCACGGCAGTTCTATTCACAATTATTGGATTGTTGATGGGACTCTTGATAATGTATTTGTTCATGCGTAAGAAGAATGTGTACTCCCCGTCAGCTAAAGAGCAAGCTAACGTAGGACCCACTGTACCAGCTGGTCccgtttatgaggaggtgtcacccaaagaggagattgaactgaacactaaccaggcgtatggaccagtaggactgtga
- the LOC135349109 gene encoding uncharacterized protein LOC135349109 isoform X2, translated as MTIIEIIKLIRVLLICFLARFSTAQYSVSVERPCPMETVTFTCTAPGDSLRWVLSDATPVTILSSPSGLNVPHAVSGYTVTLIAFNDTTLTSTLSRAAENGITVSCLGTVPTLTTIGSSMIRLVDLSGPTSTIRHFILSNSANEVSVSVQWDSPTETGGRDDLTYTVSISPPAHLSATVLTSTSVTVTAQYNVDYTISVVATNCAGNSTTAEYSFRIGNCPVLTNPMNGAFGPVSGRLPGSTVTIQCDAGYVSAVTMVKCEGTLMWSPDPEAIECTSLIITTPTPTTPVLHNCASLSDGSRFDAAVSISVVVTAVLFTIIGLLMGLLIMYLFMRKKNVYSPSAKEQANVGPTVPAGPVYEEVSPKEEIELNTNQAYGPVGL; from the exons ATGACAATAATAGAAATAATAAAGCTCATTAGAGTTCTCctgatttgctttctggctCGCTTCAGCACTG cccaatattcagtgagtgtggagagaccatgtccaatggaaacagtcactttcacctgcactgcTCCTGGAGATTCCTTGAGATGGGTACTATCAGATGCAACTCCCGTCACTATCCTCTCTTCTCCCTCTGGTCTCAATGTACCCCATGCTGTGTCAGGTTACACTGTGACACTGATTGCATTCAATGACACTACTTTAACGTCTACTCTGTCAAGAGcagcagagaatgggatcactgtgtccTGTTTAGGTACTGTGCCTACTCTGACCACTATAGGATCTTCAATGATTCGACTGGTTG ATCTATCAGGACCAACGTCCACCATCAGACACTTCATTCTGAGCAATTCAGCCAATGAAGTTAGTGTATCTGTACAGTGGGACTCTCCTACTGAaactggtggtagagatgacctcacctacacagtaTCCATCTCACCTCCGGCCCACCTATctgctactgtcctcacatccacctctgtcactgtaACTGCGCAATATAATGTGGACTACACTatcagtgttgtggctaccaactgtgctgggaacagtacgACCGCTGAGTACAGTTTTAGGATTG GCAACTGTCCTGTGTTGACCAACCCCATGAATGGAGCCTTCGGACCTGTCTCAGGCAGATTGCCAGGATCCACAgtaaccatccagtgtgaCGCTGGATATGTGTCTGCTGTTACGATGGTGAAATGTGAGGGtacactgatgtggagtccagaccctgaggctattgagtgtacatcactaattataaccacacctactcccACAACTC CTGTTCTGCACAATTGCGCCAGCCTATCTGATGGGAGTCGATTTGATGCAGCTGTCTCCATCAGTGTGGTTGTCACGGCAGTTCTATTCACAATTATTGGATTGTTGATGGGACTCTTGATAATGTATTTGTTCATGCGTAAGAAGAATGTGTACTCCCCGTCAGCTAAAGAGCAAGCTAACGTAGGACCCACTGTACCAGCTGGTCccgtttatgaggaggtgtcacccaaagaggagattgaactgaacactaaccaggcgtatggaccagtaggactgtga
- the LOC135349403 gene encoding mucin-2-like yields MTLIEIKLITVLLICFLAGFSTVQYSVSVERPCPMETVTFTCTAPGDSLRWVLSDVTPIDILSTSGLNVPVMQSGYTVTLIAFNDTTLTSTLSRTAENGITVSCVDLPTTTIGSSMIRLVDLPGSPSTIRHSTQSSSANEFSVSVQWDPPTETGGRDDLTYTVTVSPPAQLSATVLTSTSVTVTAQYNVDYTVSVVATNCAGNSTTADYNFRIGKCPVLTNPMNGAFGPVSSRLSGSTVTIQCDAGYVSVVAIVTCEGTLIWSPDPEAIECTSLTTPTPTTR; encoded by the exons ATGACACTAATAGAGATAAAGCTCATTACAGTTCTTctgatttgctttctggctggattcagcactg tccaatattcagtgagtgttgagagaccatgtccaatggaaacagtcactttcacctgcactgcTCCTGGAGATTCTTTGAGATGGGTACTGTCAGATGTTACTCCCATCGATATCCTCTCCACCTCTGGTCTCAATGTACCAGTAATGCAGTCAGGTTACACTGTGACACTGATTGCATTCAACGACACTACATTAACATCTACTCTGTCCAgaacagcagagaatgggatcactgtgtcctgtgtggACCTGCCTACAACAACTATAGGATCTTCAATGATCCGATTGGTTG atctaccagGATCACCTTCCACCATAAGACACTCCACTCAGAGCAGCTCAGCCAATGAATTCAGTGTATCTGTACAGTGGGACCCAcctactgagactggtggtagagatgacctcacctacacagtgaccgtctcacctccggcccagctctctgctactgtcctcacatctACCTCTGTCACcgtgactgctcaatacaatgtggactacactgtcagtgttgtggctaccaattgtgctgggaacagtacaactGCTGACTACAACTTTAGGATTG GTAAATGTCCTGTGTTGACCAACCCCATGAATGGAGCCTTTGGACCAGTCTCCAGCAGATTATCAGGATCCACAgtaaccatccagtgtgatGCTGGGTATGTGTCTGTTGTTGCGATAGTGACATGTGAGGGTACACTGATATGGAGTCcagaccctgaggctattgagtgtacatcactaaccacacctactcccACAACTCGTTAG